The following are encoded together in the Robertmurraya sp. FSL R5-0851 genome:
- a CDS encoding adenosylcobinamide amidohydrolase: MLHIQHVSGGYAGHSIVKDISFEVNKGEMLGILGPNGSGKTTLLKIISGILPASEGTISFDGNKLSDYSPKELAKLIAVLPQHAADPFSYTVKETISLGRYAHQRGWFHSWSIEDEETVLRVMEQTGTLSLQDRNIQDLSGGERQRVYLAQALAQEPRILLLDEPTNHLDLSYQKELFDLLKKWSKECELMVVSIFHDLNLAGLYCDRLLLLHEGKIVIEDTPNEVLKQERIQTVYHTKIAKQPHPKVPVPQMVLLPEWENEQIEEIYQVDPSVIQASSERIVVKTEQPLKTMSSGVIGSGTGWYQNFVNRHVDKTYNCSDHKQEMAHYLERNGFLPGETVGMMTAVKLEDVSYKLYIDGNVSIFVVVTAGVGNAIDASVMDREVFDYKPGTINTWIFVNGELSEEAFIQSIMTATEVKVKVLQNEEVLDLNTGTLATGTSTDSILIAATQKGTSIEYAGSFTQLGRLISRGVFECTTEAIRKSRLRKEGMS; the protein is encoded by the coding sequence ATGCTTCACATTCAGCATGTCAGTGGTGGTTACGCAGGACATTCAATCGTAAAAGATATTTCCTTTGAAGTGAATAAAGGCGAGATGCTTGGTATTCTAGGACCGAATGGAAGCGGAAAAACCACGCTTCTAAAAATAATTAGTGGAATTTTGCCCGCTTCTGAAGGAACCATTTCATTTGATGGAAATAAGCTTTCAGATTATTCTCCCAAGGAACTTGCTAAGTTGATTGCGGTGCTGCCTCAGCATGCGGCAGATCCTTTTTCCTACACGGTAAAAGAAACGATATCGCTTGGACGTTATGCCCATCAAAGAGGCTGGTTTCATAGCTGGAGCATAGAAGATGAGGAAACGGTCCTGCGAGTTATGGAGCAAACGGGAACTTTGAGCCTTCAAGACCGAAATATTCAAGATCTCTCTGGTGGAGAGAGACAAAGGGTTTACTTAGCTCAGGCACTCGCCCAGGAACCACGTATCCTTCTACTTGATGAGCCGACCAACCACTTAGATTTAAGCTATCAAAAAGAGTTGTTTGATCTGTTGAAAAAGTGGTCAAAGGAATGTGAACTAATGGTCGTTTCCATTTTCCATGATCTCAATTTAGCGGGATTATACTGTGACAGACTTCTGCTCCTTCATGAGGGGAAGATTGTGATAGAAGATACTCCAAATGAAGTGTTAAAACAAGAACGAATTCAAACCGTTTACCATACGAAAATTGCCAAACAGCCTCATCCAAAGGTTCCCGTTCCACAAATGGTGTTATTGCCTGAGTGGGAAAATGAACAGATTGAAGAGATCTATCAAGTTGACCCATCAGTGATTCAGGCTTCATCAGAAAGAATTGTAGTAAAAACGGAGCAACCATTAAAAACAATGAGCTCTGGTGTGATTGGTTCGGGAACGGGCTGGTATCAGAACTTTGTTAATCGCCATGTAGACAAAACCTATAATTGTAGTGACCATAAACAAGAAATGGCCCACTATTTAGAAAGAAATGGCTTCCTTCCAGGGGAAACGGTTGGAATGATGACTGCTGTTAAGCTTGAAGATGTCTCTTATAAGCTTTATATAGATGGCAATGTTTCCATTTTTGTAGTCGTGACGGCAGGTGTTGGAAATGCCATAGACGCATCTGTTATGGATCGAGAAGTGTTTGATTATAAGCCTGGTACAATCAACACTTGGATCTTCGTGAATGGAGAATTATCGGAGGAAGCATTTATTCAATCCATCATGACCGCAACGGAAGTAAAAGTGAAGGTGTTGCAAAATGAAGAGGTGCTTGACTTAAACACTGGGACACTTGCCACAGGTACCTCAACGGATAGCATCTTAATTGCAGCTACCCAAAAAGGGACATCCATTGAATATGCAGGCTCCTTTACTCAGCTAGGTAGATTAATTAGCCGAGGAGTCTTCGAATGTACAACGGAAGCCATTCGGAAATCTAGATTGAGAAAAGAAGGCATGAGTTAA
- the cobS gene encoding adenosylcobinamide-GDP ribazoletransferase encodes MVRAFLLNLQFFTSIPVNMNLPMDATHMKRAVGMFPLLGILQGGMYSVLLFILIEWTPLSTVAIAFILWLAWIFFTGGLHLDGWMDASDAFFSYRDKEKRLEIMSDPRTGAFGVLSAIVLLSGRYLFLYEITSFAHSYTYIVILFIPFFSRGVMGALLVLAPLAKNEGLAAFFRERLSKISLLSYPFYCMVVLIGLSLFMPALTPSFLLLLASAFLCFLFIQKKSVHWFGGITGDVLGASAEGTEWLLWMIVWLWHYAGMA; translated from the coding sequence ATGGTCCGTGCATTTCTATTGAACTTGCAATTTTTTACCTCCATTCCTGTTAACATGAACTTGCCAATGGATGCCACGCATATGAAGCGTGCGGTTGGCATGTTCCCGTTATTAGGAATTTTACAAGGAGGCATGTATTCAGTCCTTCTTTTCATCTTAATAGAGTGGACCCCGTTATCGACAGTCGCCATTGCTTTTATCTTATGGTTGGCATGGATCTTCTTTACAGGAGGTCTTCATCTAGACGGTTGGATGGATGCAAGCGATGCATTCTTTTCCTATCGCGACAAGGAAAAACGATTAGAAATTATGAGCGATCCTCGAACAGGAGCATTTGGTGTGTTATCTGCTATTGTGCTGTTAAGTGGTCGCTATTTGTTTTTATATGAAATCACGAGTTTTGCCCATTCTTACACGTATATCGTCATCCTGTTCATTCCTTTTTTCAGTAGGGGAGTGATGGGTGCGTTATTAGTCCTTGCTCCACTTGCAAAGAATGAGGGACTGGCCGCATTTTTTAGAGAAAGATTGAGTAAGATTTCTTTACTCAGTTATCCTTTCTATTGTATGGTCGTGTTAATAGGATTAAGCCTTTTCATGCCAGCGCTTACTCCCTCGTTCCTCTTGTTATTAGCAAGTGCTTTTTTATGTTTTTTATTTATTCAAAAAAAATCAGTTCACTGGTTTGGGGGAATAACCGGAGATGTATTGGGAGCATCTGCAGAAGGGACGGAATGGCTGCTATGGATGATTGTGTGGCTCTGGCATTATGCAGGCATGGCTTAA
- a CDS encoding histidine phosphatase family protein, translating into MAAMDDCVALALCRHGLTEANKKQAYLGWTDSPLCHQPSPLVTTYEGFFTSDLGRCITTLQAFFPEVKPIQLSELREMHFGDFEGCTYEDLKDLEEYNQWLNHYKEATTPNGESFQQFVKRVDRGWDKMISEVKHNHWTRSFVVTHAGVIRHLLARFAPDERAYWDWNVSHDFYYELLFSKKAFEKGERAFSLEKVSI; encoded by the coding sequence ATGGCTGCTATGGATGATTGTGTGGCTCTGGCATTATGCAGGCATGGCTTAACAGAGGCAAATAAAAAACAAGCCTATTTAGGGTGGACGGATTCTCCTTTATGCCATCAACCCTCCCCGCTAGTAACGACGTATGAAGGGTTTTTTACGAGCGATTTAGGCCGTTGTATTACCACCTTACAAGCATTCTTTCCTGAGGTAAAACCCATTCAATTGAGCGAGCTAAGAGAGATGCATTTTGGTGATTTTGAGGGTTGCACCTATGAGGACTTAAAGGATCTTGAAGAGTATAATCAATGGCTCAATCATTACAAAGAAGCGACCACACCGAATGGCGAAAGTTTTCAGCAGTTTGTAAAAAGAGTTGATCGTGGTTGGGACAAGATGATTTCGGAAGTGAAACATAATCATTGGACACGTTCGTTTGTTGTCACGCATGCAGGTGTCATAAGGCATTTATTAGCTAGGTTTGCACCAGACGAACGAGCATACTGGGACTGGAATGTGTCCCATGATTTTTATTATGAATTACTATTTTCGAAAAAAGCCTTTGAAAAGGGAGAACGAGCCTTTTCACTAGAGAAAGTATCCATTTAA
- a CDS encoding cob(I)yrinic acid a,c-diamide adenosyltransferase, with amino-acid sequence MKIYTKTGDKGQTSIIGGRVDKDDIRVEAYGTIDEVNCFVGQAAAELNADVFADVLADLEKIQHELFDCGGDLANVTAKRVPKLTEEAVQYLEQRIDVYTEEAPPLERFILPGGTKASATIHIARTVARRAERLIVSLSKADSTTPSVCLQYVNRLSDYFFALARVINFRLGVKDVEYVRSAKVFRN; translated from the coding sequence ATGAAGATTTATACCAAGACGGGAGACAAAGGGCAAACGAGTATCATCGGTGGTAGAGTGGATAAGGATGATATCCGAGTAGAGGCATATGGAACGATTGATGAAGTAAATTGCTTTGTTGGACAAGCAGCTGCTGAGCTAAATGCGGATGTTTTTGCGGATGTTCTTGCTGACTTGGAGAAAATTCAGCATGAGTTATTTGACTGCGGAGGAGATTTAGCCAATGTAACGGCCAAGCGTGTTCCGAAACTTACTGAGGAAGCGGTTCAGTACTTGGAGCAAAGAATCGATGTGTATACCGAGGAAGCGCCACCACTTGAACGATTTATTTTACCTGGAGGTACAAAGGCTTCTGCTACGATTCATATTGCTCGTACCGTTGCTCGTCGCGCTGAGCGTCTAATTGTCAGTTTATCAAAGGCAGATTCAACGACCCCAAGTGTTTGCTTACAGTATGTAAACCGTCTCTCAGATTACTTTTTTGCTCTAGCGAGAGTAATAAATTTTCGTTTAGGTGTCAAAGATGTGGAATATGTAAGAAGTGCGAAGGTGTTTCGAAATTAG
- a CDS encoding VOC family protein, whose protein sequence is MEVKLGYVILYVDSLEKTKQFYGELLGLKLRNEFGSYIEYETGSTILSMNTRAGGREVTELPIPDGIQRSHTFELGFVTEDVERLVDRLRHAGVPVLLEPTEKPWGQKVAYVEDPDGHYIEICTPIP, encoded by the coding sequence ATGGAAGTTAAGCTTGGATATGTCATTTTGTACGTGGACAGCTTAGAAAAAACAAAGCAATTTTATGGAGAACTACTTGGGTTAAAGCTACGTAATGAGTTTGGTTCCTACATTGAATATGAAACGGGCTCAACGATCTTAAGTATGAATACAAGGGCAGGCGGAAGAGAAGTGACTGAATTGCCTATTCCAGATGGTATTCAAAGAAGTCATACGTTTGAATTAGGCTTTGTGACGGAGGATGTTGAGAGGCTTGTGGACCGGCTTCGTCACGCAGGAGTACCGGTATTACTTGAACCAACAGAGAAACCATGGGGCCAAAAGGTTGCTTATGTCGAAGATCCAGACGGGCATTATATTGAAATATGCACTCCTATTCCTTAA
- a CDS encoding D-alanyl-D-alanine carboxypeptidase family protein has translation MRHLKWILVFLLLLSTVTTVPTKSHAIAAKGAILMEQESGRVLFERDAHTPMRIASITKIMTATLAIESGKMNEMVTISKKASVTEGSSLYLQPGDKIKLEDLVYGLMLRSGNDAAVAIAEHVGGSLDKFVKMMNKKAKEIGMTKTVFANPHGLDDHENHYSTAYDMALLTKYAMQNEQYRKISGTKEYHCKSLNRSIGTWFNKNKLLTILYPYSTGGKTGYTIRAKRTLVSTAEKDGLKLIVVTINDRQDWKDHMSLFNMAFQKYERVEVVSQEKFASFQGSYLGGVVPEQEIVYPMTKEEKESVEVTFKPSKQRGLRKGKVGELKVFVLGKEIGKTDLLGEDLPRSEKENNDSWLKRLFR, from the coding sequence ATGAGACACTTAAAATGGATACTCGTATTTCTTTTACTTTTGTCAACGGTGACTACTGTTCCAACAAAAAGCCATGCCATTGCTGCAAAGGGGGCTATATTAATGGAGCAAGAATCAGGACGAGTATTATTTGAAAGAGATGCTCATACGCCAATGCGTATTGCAAGTATCACTAAGATTATGACGGCTACTTTAGCGATTGAATCTGGGAAAATGAATGAGATGGTGACGATCAGTAAAAAGGCATCTGTCACGGAAGGGTCCTCTCTCTATCTACAACCTGGAGATAAAATAAAACTAGAAGACCTTGTGTATGGATTAATGCTCCGCTCTGGAAATGACGCAGCTGTGGCCATTGCAGAACATGTGGGGGGAAGCCTAGACAAGTTCGTGAAAATGATGAATAAAAAGGCGAAAGAAATTGGCATGACCAAAACGGTATTTGCAAACCCGCATGGCTTAGATGACCATGAAAATCATTATTCTACCGCCTATGACATGGCCTTGCTCACAAAATATGCTATGCAAAATGAACAGTACCGTAAAATTTCAGGAACAAAGGAATATCATTGCAAAAGTTTAAATCGTTCGATCGGAACTTGGTTTAATAAAAATAAGCTTCTTACGATTTTGTACCCATATTCAACAGGCGGAAAAACAGGCTACACCATTCGAGCGAAACGCACTCTTGTATCAACGGCAGAAAAGGATGGTTTGAAATTGATTGTTGTCACCATCAATGACCGACAAGATTGGAAAGACCATATGTCCCTGTTTAATATGGCTTTTCAAAAATATGAGAGAGTAGAGGTTGTTAGCCAAGAGAAATTTGCCTCCTTCCAAGGCTCTTACTTAGGTGGGGTGGTACCGGAACAAGAAATCGTCTACCCAATGACAAAAGAGGAAAAAGAAAGTGTTGAAGTCACATTCAAGCCATCTAAACAAAGAGGATTACGTAAAGGAAAAGTAGGCGAGCTTAAAGTATTTGTTTTAGGAAAAGAAATCGGAAAAACGGATCTACTAGGAGAAGATCTTCCGAGATCAGAGAAGGAAAACAATGACTCCTGGTTGAAAAGACTTTTTCGCTAA
- a CDS encoding D-alanine--D-alanine ligase: protein MKTKLGLLYGGKSAEHKVSLQTALAVINALDHSKFEIHPIYITEKGSWVSGGLLTGPVETVKELIFTEGDALPPTSLTPALSNKGEEAGYDVIFPLLHGPNGEDGTVQGLLELLNLPYVGNGVLSSSVGMDKVLMKNVFAQAGLPQVNYVSFIRSSFEQNTEEAYNQVEAALGYPCFVKPANLGSSVGISKCSNREELALACKEAFQFDRKIIIEQGVTAREVEIAVLGNDDPECSVAGEIVPKVEFYDYKAKYEDGNTALIIPAEISEEEYSQLKELAIKAFKALDCSGLVRADFFLTKDGKAYINEVNTMPGFTPFSMFPLLWKHTGLEYPKLIEKLVELAKERHAEKQKIKYTF, encoded by the coding sequence ATGAAAACGAAGTTAGGGTTACTATACGGTGGAAAATCTGCTGAACATAAAGTGTCGTTACAAACAGCATTAGCAGTCATTAATGCGCTTGATCATAGCAAGTTTGAAATACATCCTATTTATATAACGGAAAAAGGTAGCTGGGTAAGTGGGGGGCTATTAACTGGTCCGGTTGAAACGGTAAAAGAATTAATTTTTACAGAAGGTGATGCACTCCCACCAACTTCTTTAACACCTGCATTATCAAACAAAGGGGAAGAAGCTGGCTATGATGTTATTTTCCCACTTCTTCATGGTCCGAACGGAGAAGATGGAACCGTACAAGGATTACTAGAACTGTTAAACCTTCCGTATGTAGGAAATGGTGTACTCTCTTCTTCTGTAGGAATGGATAAAGTTTTAATGAAAAATGTGTTTGCACAAGCTGGTTTGCCACAGGTGAATTATGTCTCTTTTATCCGCAGCAGTTTTGAACAAAACACCGAAGAGGCTTATAATCAGGTAGAAGCAGCGCTTGGCTATCCTTGCTTTGTCAAACCAGCAAACCTTGGATCTAGCGTTGGAATTAGCAAATGTTCCAACCGTGAGGAACTTGCGCTAGCATGTAAAGAAGCCTTCCAATTTGATCGTAAAATCATTATTGAACAAGGTGTGACAGCAAGAGAAGTAGAAATTGCTGTATTAGGAAATGATGATCCTGAATGCTCAGTTGCTGGAGAAATTGTCCCTAAGGTTGAATTTTACGATTATAAAGCAAAATACGAAGATGGAAATACAGCTTTAATCATTCCGGCTGAAATTAGTGAGGAAGAGTACAGTCAGTTGAAGGAATTGGCGATAAAGGCTTTCAAAGCACTGGATTGCTCAGGATTAGTTCGTGCCGATTTCTTTTTAACAAAAGATGGGAAGGCATATATTAATGAAGTGAATACAATGCCAGGATTTACACCGTTTAGCATGTTCCCTCTTCTGTGGAAGCATACTGGCTTGGAATATCCCAAGTTAATTGAAAAGCTAGTGGAACTTGCTAAAGAGCGCCACGCGGAAAAGCAAAAAATTAAGTATACGTTTTAA
- a CDS encoding UDP-N-acetylmuramoyl-tripeptide--D-alanyl-D-alanine ligase gives MIKRTIKKLTKMMTVINEVGPFEQVEISGVSIDSRKIDKGNLFVPFKGANMDGHQFVEAAIQDGAAAALWQKDVPNPPVGLPILMVEDTLEALQQLSRSYRNELNVKVVGITGSNGKTTTKDMTANLLSLSYKVQKTEGNFNNHIGLPLTLLRLEEDTDIAVVEMGMSALGEIEFLSKLAKPDVVIVTNIGESHLQDLGSRENIAKAKLEIISGIKENGLIVYNGDEPLLRKGLSDYVGSAELQTFGRSSENTLYPVSIVQKDDGSRFTINKGNEEFHLPVLGTHNILNALGSMLIANYFDVPFEKMNEGFAQLKLTSMRMELVSGAKGEKIINDAYNASPTSMRAAVDLVTTLSGYEKKILVLGDMLELGPNEENFHYEIGSGVNKEAIDYVFTYGKLGQFIAEGAKSVLPEDRVKAYENKTDLISELKKYTDTKTLLLVKASRGMRLEEVVHELQK, from the coding sequence GTGATAAAACGAACGATCAAAAAACTAACGAAAATGATGACGGTCATAAATGAAGTGGGTCCGTTTGAACAGGTAGAGATTTCTGGAGTTTCCATTGATTCAAGGAAAATTGATAAGGGGAATTTATTCGTCCCGTTTAAAGGAGCTAATATGGATGGGCACCAATTTGTAGAAGCAGCTATTCAAGATGGTGCAGCAGCCGCACTATGGCAAAAGGATGTACCTAACCCGCCTGTTGGACTTCCGATTCTAATGGTTGAAGATACATTAGAGGCTTTACAGCAGCTTTCACGTAGTTATCGAAATGAGCTTAACGTTAAAGTGGTAGGAATAACCGGTAGTAACGGGAAAACGACAACGAAGGATATGACGGCGAACCTCCTTTCTCTTTCGTATAAAGTACAAAAGACGGAAGGGAATTTTAATAATCATATTGGCCTGCCTTTAACGTTATTAAGATTAGAAGAGGATACGGATATTGCGGTTGTTGAAATGGGAATGAGTGCACTAGGGGAAATTGAGTTTTTATCAAAGCTAGCAAAACCAGATGTGGTGATCGTGACCAATATCGGAGAATCGCATTTACAGGATTTAGGTAGCAGAGAAAATATTGCAAAAGCAAAGCTTGAGATCATCTCAGGAATCAAGGAAAATGGCTTGATTGTTTATAATGGAGACGAGCCACTTCTACGGAAAGGGCTATCAGACTATGTGGGGAGTGCTGAGCTTCAAACATTTGGTCGTTCTAGTGAAAACACCTTATACCCTGTATCAATCGTTCAAAAGGATGACGGCAGTAGGTTTACGATCAATAAGGGGAATGAAGAGTTTCATTTACCGGTACTTGGTACCCATAATATTTTAAATGCTTTAGGGTCCATGCTCATTGCGAACTACTTTGATGTTCCATTTGAAAAGATGAATGAGGGCTTTGCTCAATTGAAACTGACAAGCATGCGAATGGAGCTTGTTTCTGGAGCAAAAGGTGAGAAAATCATCAATGATGCTTATAATGCGAGTCCAACATCCATGAGGGCAGCCGTTGATCTGGTAACTACTCTTTCTGGATATGAAAAAAAGATTCTTGTACTCGGTGATATGCTTGAGCTTGGCCCAAATGAGGAGAATTTCCATTATGAAATAGGGTCAGGTGTGAATAAGGAAGCCATCGATTATGTATTTACATATGGAAAGCTCGGTCAATTCATAGCGGAGGGAGCAAAGTCTGTACTCCCAGAGGATCGAGTAAAAGCTTATGAAAATAAAACGGATTTGATTTCCGAATTAAAGAAATACACGGACACTAAGACTCTTTTGCTTGTGAAAGCATCGAGAGGAATGCGTCTAGAAGAAGTAGTTCATGAGTTGCAGAAATAA
- a CDS encoding Cof-type HAD-IIB family hydrolase, whose product MTLPYKMIVLDLDDTLLNDEHTLSKRNKEALMAAQELGVKVVLASGRPTFGMVSIAKDLQLDQYGSYILSFNGSKIINAKTNEEMFNSSISSEMAHRLYDLSRREGVAILSYKDESIVIEEPNEYADIESTITGLPMQIVDQFKATITEPVVKAMMLAHPDVLVDVEQTLVKEVGEEVSVFRSKPFFLEFTALNVTKGTSLHQLTQKLGIKAEEVIAIGDSYNDITMIEFAGLGVAMGNAPDAIKEIANHVTDTNNNDGVAQVVEDFILSKVKVASK is encoded by the coding sequence ATGACTCTTCCATACAAAATGATTGTGTTAGATTTAGACGATACTTTGCTCAATGACGAACATACTCTTTCAAAAAGAAACAAAGAAGCTTTAATGGCCGCGCAAGAGCTTGGGGTAAAAGTGGTTCTGGCTTCTGGCCGACCAACATTCGGAATGGTTTCTATTGCGAAGGATTTACAACTAGATCAATACGGAAGCTATATACTTTCCTTTAACGGTTCAAAAATCATAAACGCAAAAACCAATGAAGAAATGTTTAATTCTTCGATTTCAAGCGAAATGGCTCATCGCTTATACGACTTGAGCAGACGCGAAGGTGTGGCTATTTTATCTTATAAAGATGAATCCATTGTCATCGAAGAGCCTAACGAGTATGCAGATATTGAATCAACGATTACAGGGCTTCCTATGCAGATCGTTGATCAATTTAAGGCAACCATCACAGAGCCTGTAGTAAAAGCCATGATGCTTGCACATCCAGATGTTCTTGTAGATGTTGAACAAACACTTGTTAAAGAAGTCGGAGAGGAAGTAAGTGTGTTCCGTTCAAAGCCTTTCTTCTTAGAATTTACCGCTCTGAACGTGACAAAAGGAACAAGCCTACACCAATTAACTCAAAAGCTTGGCATAAAGGCTGAAGAAGTGATTGCGATCGGTGATAGCTACAACGATATTACGATGATTGAATTTGCTGGTCTTGGCGTCGCGATGGGGAACGCACCAGATGCAATTAAAGAAATTGCTAATCACGTAACCGACACAAACAACAATGATGGGGTTGCTCAAGTGGTTGAGGATTTTATTCTTTCGAAGGTAAAGGTAGCTTCTAAATAA